The Streptomyces sp. NBC_01142 genomic interval GGACGGCTGCGGGGTCGGTATGTCCCACCGGGCGTCGACGTCCAGCAGCCAGCGGATCCAGGCCCGCGGGTCACGGCCTTGTGGCCGGTGCGCGGGCCGTTCACCAGGCACGTCGACGGTACCCAGCAGCGCCGAGCCCAGCGCCGCGGCAATCTCCGGTTCGGTGCGCAGTCGGCGATTCACCCGTGCGGCGGCGAGATGGCCGATGACCGCGAGCAGGAAGAACAGCAGCGCCCCGGCGACGAGGAGCTGCATCCTCGTCGGAGCTGCCTCGCCGGTCGGCCGGGCCGCCGGCCCCATGACGACCATGTTGGCCTTGTTGGTCGCCGGGTCGGCCTCGTCCAGCTTCTTCATGGCCTCCTGCAGCGCGCTGCGCAGCTGCTCGAGCTCGGTGCGGGCCTGCACGCTCTCCACGGTCTGCCCCGGATCGGCCGCATTGGCCAGCTCGGTGATGCGGCGGTTGGTCTGCGTCACCTTCTGCCGCAGTGCCTCGGGCCCCGCCGCCGCGTCGGGGTCGGTGCTGTCGCCTGCGAGCCGCGCGGCGAATGTGACGAATTGTTGAGCCACCTGGTCGGAGAGCTGCTGCGCGCGCTCCGGGGTGTCGGCTGTACCCGAGATCTTGATGATGTTCCCGTCGGCGGCCTTGGCGCTCACTCGATCCCGCAGCTCGCCGCCGCTGACGCCCGTCCAGTCGAGCGTGGCGGCCGCGCGGTCGACCACCGCCGAACTGGTCGCGATGTCCACCTGAGTCAGCAGCCCGCGCTCGTCCCACTGCCCGGGCAGCAGTACCGATGCCGACGCCGTGTAACGCGGCGGGATCAGCACCGAGGTGCCGTAGCCGACGAGCGCGCCCACCACGGTGAGGACGGCGAGAAGCCGCCACCGCCGACGGAGAATCCGCCCGATCGTGACCAGGCGGATCGTGTCATCGCTCAACGGCGCGGCCTCTTCCCTGTGCGGACCGGGTCGCCCGCCGACACCGGAGTGTGGTCACGGCACGCAGCGGCGTAGGCGGCGAGCAGCGATCGCTGGGAGTTTCGCCAGGAAAGCTGTCCGCTGATCCGCTCCTGGCCGATCTTGCCCATCCGGGCCCGCTTCTCCGGATCGTCGAGGAGCAGCGTGATGAGCTTGGCGAACTCGGCCTCGTCGTTGGCGGGAGCGTAGACGGCGGCGTCACCGGCGGAGACTCGCGCCTCCCGGAGGTCGAACGAGACGATCGGCCGGCCCATCACCATGTATTCCAGGACCTTGTTCATGGTCGACACGTCGTTGAGCGGATTGCGCGGGTCGGGGGACAGGCACACATCCGCGGTGGACAGGTAGCGCACCAGGTCGGCGTCCGGGATGCGACCGGTGAACTGCACCTGATCCGAGAGCCCGAGCCGCCGGGACAGCTCCACCATTGCG includes:
- a CDS encoding Wzz/FepE/Etk N-terminal domain-containing protein — encoded protein: MSDDTIRLVTIGRILRRRWRLLAVLTVVGALVGYGTSVLIPPRYTASASVLLPGQWDERGLLTQVDIATSSAVVDRAAATLDWTGVSGGELRDRVSAKAADGNIIKISGTADTPERAQQLSDQVAQQFVTFAARLAGDSTDPDAAAGPEALRQKVTQTNRRITELANAADPGQTVESVQARTELEQLRSALQEAMKKLDEADPATNKANMVVMGPAARPTGEAAPTRMQLLVAGALLFFLLAVIGHLAAARVNRRLRTEPEIAAALGSALLGTVDVPGERPAHRPQGRDPRAWIRWLLDVDARWDIPTPQPSGGEAGRQIRYRRVCARLRDQLPTPRRLLVVVPDGDEIARRAAGQLVAEAKNDPVLRVVGVSVSRPLVPDRDTESGALVVLSAGNWTAEELADIAEACADAGHEVVGIVVAGTVRARPTRTAGRPADEATVALAVRGHATGGSV